The Fibrobacter sp. UWB4 genome includes a window with the following:
- a CDS encoding InlB B-repeat-containing protein has product MKIKSLVFLLIFSLFNQAFAAWTGGKIQPGTTTINGKSYYSISTPNHLAWFAATVNGGKNTINAVLSANIVMGADETKTCGTNWTPIGSSSKPFNGIFEGNGKVVYGLKASGSNVGLFGYIGSSGSVKNLRLNVGSVTSSEYAGAVAAHNYGTIYNVGNNSVKVTSTVSSGTAYLYAGGITGENKGEIRYCFNKASISAKASVTSNNLSMLYGYAGGIAAVNEKLIWNSANYAWVGAQMTANDGMAASYAGGISGTNDGEIKHVSNHGEVVGQASARSTGSTTDYGYAYAGGLVGMSNNGAKLWDALSTSKVKGSVSGDYYVGGAVAVNSGTVGDCVIYDKTVLANKSAVGKNNGSIGKKVEGRTTAQMKVGSFAYDMNMLCGTKTSSNGVWTINGGYAYVAMLSDKKTNKIVFKNGSTTLSTQYSNAKGQVAFPATPSAAENYVFEGWFTSGGTQVSASSVFTQNETVSAKFKDMSNVFYEISFFNWDSTLIESQSVQYGKTYVYEGTPLRESTEKYSYSFKGWDKAVVPAKADAKYYAVYDSLEIEVSSSSFEESSSSEQQESSSSEELVLSSSSEEEMSSSSENLLLSSSSEIEVSSSSIEELISSCFSEESSSSEEPVLSNSSEEEMSSSSESLLLSSSSEFEVSSSSIEILISSSSFEESSSSEMLLSSSGIISSSSQNQSSASVIGTSSSSEKLSSSSTKPSSSSVKSSSSVGKSSFSAEKSSSSMQKQDIPSIVYRSIHIDVSGKALHVSGVPHGEKYAIFNMQGSLVHSGYAVAGSIDVTLNSSGSYLLYTAGRFKKFSIK; this is encoded by the coding sequence GGTGGCAAGATTCAGCCTGGAACGACTACAATCAATGGCAAGAGCTACTACTCGATTTCCACTCCGAATCATTTGGCTTGGTTTGCCGCAACGGTGAATGGCGGAAAAAATACGATAAATGCGGTGCTTTCGGCGAATATTGTCATGGGAGCCGATGAAACGAAAACCTGTGGTACCAACTGGACTCCGATTGGTTCAAGCAGCAAACCGTTCAATGGCATTTTCGAGGGTAACGGAAAGGTCGTCTACGGTCTTAAGGCGAGTGGTTCGAATGTCGGTTTGTTTGGATATATCGGTAGCAGTGGCTCAGTGAAAAATTTGCGCCTAAATGTGGGCTCTGTTACAAGTTCAGAATATGCGGGGGCTGTGGCGGCTCATAATTACGGAACAATTTACAATGTCGGTAACAACAGTGTCAAGGTGACAAGTACGGTAAGTTCTGGAACGGCGTATCTTTATGCTGGTGGTATTACTGGTGAAAACAAGGGCGAAATTCGTTACTGTTTCAATAAAGCCTCTATTAGCGCGAAGGCAAGCGTAACCTCGAATAACTTGTCGATGCTTTACGGATATGCAGGAGGCATTGCAGCAGTCAATGAAAAGCTCATTTGGAACAGTGCCAACTACGCTTGGGTTGGGGCACAAATGACCGCTAATGATGGGATGGCCGCATCGTACGCCGGGGGAATAAGTGGAACGAACGATGGTGAAATCAAGCACGTGAGCAACCACGGCGAAGTTGTCGGGCAAGCGTCGGCGAGATCTACGGGGTCTACTACAGATTACGGGTATGCTTATGCCGGTGGTCTTGTTGGTATGAGTAATAACGGTGCAAAACTTTGGGATGCCTTAAGCACAAGTAAAGTAAAAGGGAGTGTTAGTGGCGATTATTATGTAGGTGGTGCTGTAGCCGTAAATTCAGGAACGGTTGGGGATTGCGTCATTTATGATAAAACAGTATTGGCAAACAAAAGTGCCGTTGGCAAGAATAACGGATCGATTGGAAAAAAGGTTGAGGGAAGAACGACAGCACAAATGAAAGTGGGTTCATTTGCTTACGACATGAATATGCTTTGCGGCACCAAAACTTCTAGTAATGGAGTCTGGACTATCAATGGAGGCTATGCTTATGTGGCAATGCTCAGCGATAAGAAGACGAATAAAATTGTTTTTAAGAATGGCAGCACGACTTTGTCTACTCAATATTCCAATGCCAAGGGGCAAGTCGCGTTCCCGGCAACGCCTTCGGCTGCAGAAAATTATGTATTTGAGGGCTGGTTTACGAGTGGTGGTACACAAGTAAGTGCTTCTAGCGTGTTTACGCAGAACGAGACTGTCTCGGCAAAGTTCAAGGATATGAGCAATGTCTTTTATGAAATTTCGTTCTTTAATTGGGATTCTACGTTGATCGAATCGCAGAGTGTTCAGTATGGCAAGACGTACGTGTATGAAGGGACTCCGCTGCGAGAATCTACAGAAAAGTATTCTTACTCGTTCAAGGGGTGGGATAAGGCTGTTGTGCCTGCGAAAGCTGATGCAAAATATTACGCCGTCTATGATTCTTTAGAAATAGAAGTTTCATCCAGTTCCTTTGAAGAATCTAGTTCATCTGAACAACAGGAATCTAGTTCCTCGGAAGAACTTGTTCTTTCAAGTTCGTCAGAAGAAGAAATGTCCAGCTCGTCAGAAAATCTGTTGCTTTCAAGCTCTTCTGAAATTGAAGTCTCTTCAAGTTCAATCGAGGAATTGATCAGTTCCTGTTTTTCTGAAGAATCAAGCTCCTCGGAAGAACCTGTTCTTTCAAACTCGTCAGAAGAAGAAATGTCCAGCTCGTCAGAAAGTCTGTTGCTTTCAAGCTCTTCTGAATTTGAAGTCTCTTCAAGTTCAATCGAGATTTTGATCAGTTCCAGTTCTTTTGAAGAATCTAGTTCCTCTGAAATGTTGCTGTCTAGCAGCGGTATAATTTCGTCCAGTTCACAAAATCAATCCAGTGCTAGTGTCATTGGCACTTCATCAAGTTCTGAAAAATTGTCGTCTAGCTCAACGAAACCTTCATCCAGCTCTGTGAAGTCTTCTTCAAGTGTCGGTAAGTCGTCATTCAGTGCGGAGAAATCTTCAAGTTCAATGCAAAAGCAAGACATTCCCTCCATTGTGTATCGGAGTATCCATATAGATGTTTCGGGGAAGGCTTTGCATGTTTCTGGTGTTCCTCATGGCGAAAAATATGCGATTTTCAATATGCAGGGAAGCCTTGTTCATAGCGGCTATGCAGTTGCAGGCTCAATTGATGTAACTTTAAATTCTTCTGGTTCCTATTTGCTTTATACTGCGGGTCGGTTCAAGAAGTTCTCCATCAAGTAA